One genomic segment of Labeo rohita strain BAU-BD-2019 chromosome 14, IGBB_LRoh.1.0, whole genome shotgun sequence includes these proteins:
- the LOC127176398 gene encoding cytochrome b-c1 complex subunit 8, whose protein sequence is MGRHFGDLAKIRHVVTYSISPFEQRAFPNYFSKGIPNVWRRFKTSVFKVAPPMVLMYLTYTWGNRVHEQTKRKNPEDYEN, encoded by the exons ATGGGTCGTCACTTCGGAGATTTGGCCAAGATAAGGCATGTGGTCACCTACAGTATTTCTCCCTTTGAGCAGAGGGCTTTCCCAAACTACTTTTCTAAGGGAATCCCAAATGTGTGGAGACGTTTCAAAACGTCTGTATTCAAGGTTGCACCAC CTATGGTTCTGATGTACCTGACCTACACATGGGGCAATCGTGTTCATGAACAGACCAAAAGAAAGAACCCTGAAGATTATGAGAATTAA
- the timm8a gene encoding mitochondrial import inner membrane translocase subunit Tim8 A, translated as MDNQGVTADPQLQQFIEVESQKQRFQQLVHQMTEVCWEKCMDKPGPKLDSRTEVCFVNCVERFIDTSQFILNRLEQTQRSRGSFSETMTD; from the exons ATGGATAATCAAGGAGTCACGGCAGACCCTCAACTGCAGCAGTTTATCGAGGTCGAGTCTCAAAAGCAAAGGTTTCAGCAGCTGGTTCATCAGATGACAGAAGTGTGCTGG GAGAAGTGTATGGACAAGCCTGGCCCGAAGCTTGACTCCAGGACAGAGGTGTGTTTTGTAAACTGCGTGGAACGATTTATCGATACAAGTCAATTTATCCTCAACAGACTAGAGCAAACACAGAGAAGTAGAGGAAGCTTCTCTGAGACCATGACAGACTAA
- the zgc:101583 gene encoding magnesium transporter NIPA2: protein MDAANRSDFYIGLALAVSSTIFIGGSFILKKKGLLRLANKGSTRAGQGGYAYLKEWLWWAGLISMGIGEIANFAAYAFAPATLVTPLGALSVLVSAVLSSYFLSERLNIHGKIGCLLCIFGSTVMVLHAPQEEEVASLTAMAEKLKDPGFIAFAVCIVVVSLALIFFVAPRYGQKNVLVYILICSVIGALSVSCVKGLGIGIKELFAGTAVLKEPLFWALLICLVICISIQISYLNKALDIFNTSIVTPIYYVFFTTSVMACSAILFKEWLQMSSDGAIGTVSGFLTIIIGIFLLHAFKDIKFKLDSLPLYLHLGPQDRTWDQSYTALPTDERTVMDESNLTKQRNAKSFFPESSEKRSNGTFIT, encoded by the exons ATGGATGCTGCAAACCGCTCTGACTTCTACATTGGTTTGGCACTTGCTGTCAGCTCGACTATCTTCATCGGTGGCAGTTTCATATTGAAAAAGAAAGGTCTCTTACGACTGGCCAATAAAGGCTCCACTAGAGCAG GTCAAGGCGGATATGCATACCTGAAAGAATGGTTGTGGTGGGCCGGGCTTATATCAA tgggaATAGGCGAGATCGCAAACTTCGCAGCGTATGCATTTGCTCCTGCCACATTAGTGACACCTCTGGGAGCACTGAGCGTTTTGGTCAG tGCTGTGCTTTCATCATACTTCCTGAGTGAGCGGCTGAATATCCATGGGAAAATTGGCTGTTTGCTGTGCATCTTCGGTTCCACAGTTATGGTTCTCCATGCTCCGCAAGAGGAAGAAGTTGCTTCTTTAACTGCGATGGCAGAGAAACTCAAAGATCCAG GATTCATCGCATTTGCTGTCTGCATTGTCGTCGTCAGCCTGGCTCTGATCTTCTTTGTCGCACCTCGCTACGGTCAGAAGAATGTGCTGGTCTACATCCTCATCTGCTCTGTGATTGGTGCGTTGTCTGTGTCCTGTGTGAAAGGCCTTGGCATTGGGATCAAAGAGCTGTTTGCTGGAACGGCTGTCCTGAAAGAGCCTTTATTCTGGGCCCTTCTCATATGCCTTGTGATTTGTATCAGTATCCAGATAAGCTACCTCAATAAGGCGCTTGATATCTTCAACACTTCTATTGTTACTcctatttattatgtatttttcacCACATCCGTGATGGCTTGTTCAGCCATCTTGTTTAAAGAGTGGCTTCAGATGTCCAGCGACGGGGCTATTGGGACTGTTAGTGGGTTTCTTACCATCATCATTGGCATTTTTCTTCTTCATGCGTTTAAGGACATCAAATTTAAATTGGACTCTCTACCTTTATATCTGCACCTTGGCCCTCAAGACAGAACGTGGGACCAATCGTACACTGCTTTGCCAACCGATGAGAGAACTGTTATGGATGAAAGCAATCTGACTAAACAAAGAAATGCAAAGAGCTTCTTTCCTGAGAGTTCAGAAAAGAGGAGTAATGGTACATTTATTACCTAG
- the btk gene encoding tyrosine-protein kinase BTK codes for MPDSILEEIFIKRSQQKKKTSPLNFKERLFVLTHDKISYYDYDAEKGKRKGLKGYVDVEKIRCVEIVLPEDSAPPDRLFPFQIIYDEGPLYVFAKSDLIRKHWINELKNVVRFNKDLMQKYHPCFWEDGMWKCCQQEVKQAMGCRVLETKNGGFFKRGSKNRDSRKPLPPTPEEEKPPRPLPPQPPMVTPGFSVGMTVVAEYEYAPMTSNDLELRKDEEYTLLEINDPNWFKARDKYGKEGYIPSNYIAQALNGLEKYDWYCKNINRSQAENLLKTENKDGGFLVRDSGKFTGKYTVSVFTKAGGETAGSCRHYNICVTAEGQFYLAEKHNFSSIPELINYHQHNAAGLVSRLKYIVSDRARNAPCTAGLGYGSWEIDPRQLTFIRELGNGQFGVVKYGKWQGRHDVAIKMVKEGSMSEDDFIEEAKVMMKLCHGNLVQLYGVCTKQRPIYIVTEYLANGCLLNYLRDVLQHPSSILLLEMCKDVSEGMAYLEANQYIHRDLAARNCLVDSNGTIKVTDFGLSRYVLDDEYTSSVGSKFPVRWSPPEVLLYCKFSSKSDIWAFGVLMWEVYTLGRMPYDRWNNTEIVEKITAGHRLYRPQLANDKVYIIMNNCWHERPDERPTFVDLVTTIKDLLFNM; via the exons ATGCCAGACAGCATTCTGGAGGAGATTTTTATAAAACGGTCCCAGCAGAAGAAGAAGACCTCACCTTTAAACTTCAAAGAAAGGCTGTTTGTACTTACACATGATAAGATATCCTACTACGACTATGATGCAGAAAAAGGG AAGAGAAAAGGCCTGAAAGGTTATGTGGACGTTGAAAAGATCAGATGTGTGGAGATTGTTTTACCAGAAGACAGCGCACCGCCTGACCGACTCTTTCCATTTCAG ATAATCTATGACGAAGGGCCTCTTTATGTTTTTGCTAAGTCGGATCTAATTCGAAAGCACTGGATAAATGAGTTAAAAAATG TGGTGCGATTCAACAAGGACCTTATGCAGAAGTATCACCCGTGCTTCTGGGAAGATGGTATGTGGAAGTGTTGTCAGCAGGAAGTGAAGCAGGCAATGGGCTGCAGGGTCCTGGAGACTAAAAATGGAG GTTTTTTCAAAAGGGGTTCGAAGAATCGTGATTCCAGGAAGCCTCTCCCACCAACACCTGAGGAG GAAAAGCCACCCAGGCCTTTGCCCCCCCAGCCACCCATGGTCACCCCGGGCTTTAGTGTGGGCATGACTGTTGTAGCTGAATATGAATACGCACCAATGACTTCCAATGACTTGGAGCTGAGAAAAGATGAGGAGTACACACTCTTAGAAATCAATGATCCAAATTGGTTTAAAGCTAGAGATAAATACGG AAAGGAAGGATACATCCCAAGTAACTACATCGCTCAGGCCTTAAATGGATTGGAGAAATATGA CTGGTACTGCAAGAACATCAACCGCAGCCAGGCAGAGAATTTGCTAAAAACAGAA aataaagatGGTGGGTTTTTGGTGAGAGACTCTGGCAAATTCACTGGAAAATACACTGTCTCTGTGTTCACCAAGGCTGGTGG GGAGACTGCTGGCAGCTGCAGACACTACAACATATGCGTCACTGCAGAAGGCCAATTCTATTTAGCGGAGAAGCACAACTTCAGCAGTATCCCAGAACTTATTAATTACCATCAGCATAATGCAGCAG GTCTGGTGAGCAGACTAAAATACATTGTGTCAGATCGGGCTCGGAATGCTCCCTGCACTGCTGGTCTGGGTTATG GAAGTTGGGAGATTGATCCCCGTCAGCTTACATTTATCAGAGAACTTGGCAATGGTCAGTTTGGAGTGGTAAAATATGGCAAATGGCAAGGCCGTCATGACGTGGCCATAAAAATGGTCAAAGAGGGCTCGATGTCAGAGGATGATTTCATTGAGGAGGCCAAGGTCATGAT GAAACTGTGTCACGGAAACCTGGTGCAGCTCTATGGCGTCTGCACGAAACAACGACCCATCTACATAGTCACAGAATATCTTGCCAATGGATGTCTGCTGAATTACCTCCGGGATGTTCTGCAGCACCCCTCAAGTATTCTGCTCCTTGAGATGTGTAAAGATGTCAGCGAAGGCATGGCCTACTTAGAGGCCAATCAGTACATCCACAGAGATCTG GCTGCAAGGAACTGTTTAGTAGACTCAAACGGAACCATTAAAGTGACAGATTTTGGATTGTCCAG GTATGTTCTGGATGATGAATACACCAGCTCCGTAGGTTCAAAGTTTCCAGTGCGCTGGTCGCCTCCTGAGGTCCTACTTTACTGCAAGTTCAGCAGCAAGTCAGATATCTGGGCATTTG GTGTTTTGATGTGGGAGGTGTACACTTTGGGCAGAATGCCATACGATCGGTGGAACAACACAGAGATAGTAGAGAAAATTACAGCAGGTCATCGGCTTTATCGCCCCCAGCTGGCCAATGACAAAGTTTATATCATTATGAACAACTGCTGGCATGAG agacCAGATGAGCGGCCCACATTCGTGGATCTTGTCACGACCATCAAGGATTTGCTTTTCAACATGTAA